In a single window of the uncultured Methanobrevibacter sp. genome:
- a CDS encoding Ig-like domain repeat protein produces MNKEKITILILMVLVLFSALSVVSATDNAVNNAISGVDGQNTIEMTDDFDALKASSATFNQLDGVVQSAGSGATVVLDRNYTYAGDGDKNGITIDKDLTIDGAGYTLNGAGQSSIFKIMGNSQVTLKNINFINAYGVNGSAVSFTADDSVSIINSKFINNVALTSGGAVYIANTSTITTNSKIVNSLFINNKAANGGAISARGTLLDVLSSRFTNNSASNNGGSIFFDIGIYLNNSVFINDHAGVNGGALYLYSTVNNISTLSPEALKKYGLYSSTFIACSAGTDGGFAYIYGNRGTVNGMTVINCTAGRNGGGAYIDGDRGVVSNCTFINNTASQNGGALVWSGINGMIYDCNFINNTAQRGNGAGIYQKPEDDVSVFDGITIINASTFSNNVAYQNGGAIYVSGIFAVIHHSLFTKDEARDGAGIYLDVGASIEYCTLIAESAKNNGGAIYLSASNIDTEGVDPYYIALLRDNVGVRHSTIINCSAAYDGGAGYVAGNNGVVVNITMIGNSAGHDGGAGYISGNFGKLYNSTIINNRAARDGGALTWTGNGGVIDNVTFMLNRADGGSGSICVRGSNSSISRSVFTLSNATLNGGAIYVYGHNVNITDSLFDKCAAAAYHGGAVFVEGSDTYIKNCNFTMNRVNVGIGQGGALNVLGNGTQIIDCNFDRCTASKGGFVYVAGDDVKIINVTGMHSFAARGGAFYIEGDKVQVHNVDFEFNNATEYAGALYIAGDFAIITDITLAKNIAYNRDGGAIYIEGLNTTIINAELIQNRVTGANAKGGAVYVKGDFTKILNSTFEMCTAYDGGVLYIDGDYALIDGYSCLKSLANNDGGAMYVAGDYATIADFNIALTNATNYGGAIYVAGNYLNIHNSNFTMCTAYNHNGGAIYVLGLNTTIYKSSFTMNKVNNQTGCGGSIAIHGNNTKILNSTFMQCNAYDGGVIYINGSNTLIDGYSCIMSFAANNGGAIFVEGNYANIADFNISLTNATNYGGAIYVAGDFTKINNSSFTRCIADNYDGGALYIAGANATVSNSKFLQNRVNQESGRGGSVDITGNYTKLLNCTFIMCTAFDGGVVNIEGSHAYIDGFVSNMTSATNQGGALYIAGDHATVNHFNIGYSNATNDGGVIYITGEDDVNILNGVINTCIARYGDGGAFYLGGYNTTVINCSFDRTQALNSRGGAIFIEGDLALVKDSNFVRSFANTGGIIYILGTNASIINDNLTYSWTVESGGSIYIEGDDVLIADSLFAFANASSSKSDTAGFGGAIFIYGNNVNITSSVFFKNIAEGGGSGGAIYIMGENANIEKSNFTYCIAPDYNGEGGGFGAAGAIAIGGDDASIRQSNFKYCTSRNGGVMFIAGSNAQITDLNITRCSATNDGGALYIFGEHTNVSGTSFDHVKSERAGGAVYIRFGEYTNIENSNFTFCNSTTGGAIDIDGNDIKISSSNMVDCYGVEDGGAIYISGNNVTMLDSNFTRCFVQNNNGGAIYWIGSIGFVNNTYFINNTSPRLGGAIFMRENSKITFDFTHFINNTAGINGGAIDFNRGAHDEVIFNSTFVNNKANRSAGAVFWFGTNGTIKDSVFINNTALGIVNYTDSYGNVTYGGYGGAVMWTGAQGIVDNCTFINNYAQYNNATKSGGRGGAVYLQGSDVGNGHDTAFYNSLFINNTAGYNGGAVDWFRGAANGCVENSTFINNTAHRSGGGIYWSGINGTIRNSTFINNTATGDITDANGGGDGGAVLWVGPEGFIDRVYFENNTAAYSGGAIYLKGSDNGTDVHCNDVFVDHGVFKNNRAGLNGGAVDFQQGATNGKLSNSVFINNTALRNGGALFWYGHNGTVFNTTFIENEALGLVDSDARGVHKYVDEYGNPILGGSGGAISWIGDIGKINDSTFTDNTARRLGGAVFLRDNSFTTFANDKFTNNTAGINGGAVDFNRGAHDGAIINSTFENNVANRSAGAVFWFGTNGTIKDSTFKNNTALGIVEYKDSYGDLTYGGNGGAVQWTGAKGLVDNCKFEKNSAARRGGAVYLQGSDAGNCTDSTFSFCEFANNLAGTNGGAVDWHEGAHNGNIFNSTFENNTANANGGAVYWRGHDGEIIGSNFTNNTAKGLNPGSYGNVGDGGAIFWAGLNGLVDDCRFTDNEAVKNPDYDVGGRGGAVYIEPCDHGNKNTTFRNVYFADNVAGTNGGAIDWHAGAEDGLVENATFINNTAKRSAGAIFWNGHNGTIKYSKFYSNKALGIANATSVLGDVTYGGDGGAVMWSGALGNVIYSNFVNNTAAKRGGAVFLQGSEDEKCDNTTFRSSYFANNIAGYNGGAIDWYHGARHGIVDNSTFVNNVAKRSGGGIYWSGIDGTIKDSTFTNNTALGNITDANGGGDGGAVLWVGQNGIINGSKFKDNRAAYSGGAVFLKGSDDGGEGHCNNVAIDNGLFENNFAGLNGGAVDFQEGAVNGRLSNSNLINNTALRNGGAVFWYGHNGTVKSCNFTDNKALGLVDEDARGVHKYIDSDGNKVLGGSGGAVSWTGDIGSITDCNFIKNNAEKLGGAVFLRDNLYTTFNGANFTNNSAKQGGAIYWKSQSNEILTDCILTGNVASKGSAIYLAKNNLEIIDSVLLNNKADSQDLVLNVTKTNNNQTIDVVATLRGNDNLVNAIWNDGTIGLTNVTYLGIDGVTNTGSERRVPVVLADDVKPGDYDNIYQTQYEDYQDITFYIYDRQNNLLTGKTVKTNISGMARFKYASSSDKLYELVFHPDDNYYTGIENSTSKKLAYAIIPATDMYYLENESFVISIVDRQNETVPSGNVTVLLNGAEIGNFTLEDGKTPQIVLTSLHCGTYNVTVKYTGSEDFFPAINSTTFKVMKIASFIIPTIENYTYGEKGKMIIKVPENEANTISINLNGKTYEVKVNESGCAEFEIPELDFGVYEVELDYPETNNYFKSANRTSFEIYPGVDLNIVKSANAREVYVDEEITYTIVVYNAGLGNATNVKVSEKLSKSLKFISADTEYGYYSENEGVWYVGNLNSSTSATLTLTVKAISAGEVKNTVSVGALEKDLNSSDNNFTCENVTVIQRDSPIEIDVKDITYGEAIVITVKAPKDSNGTVNVTVCGETYNDLPVYDGQIVFEYDSLAGGDYDVDVTFSGDNKYKPNSTHACFNVAKLTPEIKIEVVDIKEGEIEVLNVTVNAPGTVLITVDGLTIEIPLEDGVKTTDVLALGNTLNYDGKATWNLINLPLGAHNAFAVYKGNENYTSVNTSAVFHVRADVGDVSIIISDIKVGDDEIINIKYPEDATGDVTIIINGKSYTKSLRNGEVTFTIPKLKAGKYKFGIYYSGDDKYLPDESEGSFKVSKVKIKLTEDNIDFDGKKFTVTLPSDAEGTVTIEIDGKVYTKAVKNGKAVFELSGLKYGDYSIFVSYSGDDKYDEVSESFMINVDFDKGSGATHEGKSYGKLSSEWVNLSDYATGNPVWIILLICALIGLIRPRRYRK; encoded by the coding sequence ATGAATAAGGAAAAAATAACAATATTGATTTTAATGGTTTTGGTGTTGTTTTCTGCACTGTCTGTTGTCTCAGCGACAGATAATGCAGTCAACAATGCCATATCTGGCGTAGATGGTCAAAATACCATCGAAATGACTGATGATTTTGATGCATTAAAAGCATCCTCTGCAACATTTAACCAGCTTGACGGGGTAGTGCAAAGTGCCGGTTCCGGAGCGACTGTGGTGCTCGATAGAAACTATACTTATGCAGGTGATGGTGATAAAAACGGAATCACCATTGACAAGGACCTGACAATTGACGGTGCAGGATATACCTTAAACGGTGCAGGTCAATCTTCAATATTTAAAATAATGGGAAATTCACAGGTTACTTTGAAAAATATCAATTTCATCAATGCATATGGTGTTAACGGTTCTGCTGTCAGTTTTACTGCTGATGACAGCGTCAGCATCATCAATTCAAAATTCATAAACAACGTCGCTTTAACAAGCGGAGGAGCAGTCTACATTGCAAATACCTCTACAATAACCACAAATTCAAAAATAGTCAATTCCTTATTCATAAACAATAAAGCAGCAAACGGTGGAGCAATATCTGCAAGAGGAACATTGCTGGACGTTCTTTCATCAAGATTCACAAATAACTCCGCTTCAAATAACGGAGGATCCATATTTTTCGATATTGGAATTTATTTAAACAATTCAGTATTCATAAATGACCATGCAGGTGTAAACGGCGGTGCCCTTTACCTGTACTCCACTGTAAACAATATTTCCACTTTATCTCCGGAAGCTCTTAAAAAATACGGTCTTTACTCAAGCACATTCATAGCATGCAGCGCAGGTACAGACGGCGGTTTTGCATACATATACGGCAACAGAGGTACAGTAAACGGCATGACCGTAATCAACTGTACTGCCGGCAGAAACGGTGGTGGAGCATATATAGACGGTGACCGTGGAGTGGTATCAAACTGTACTTTTATCAATAACACAGCTTCCCAGAACGGTGGAGCTCTTGTATGGAGTGGTATCAACGGTATGATTTATGACTGTAATTTCATCAACAATACAGCTCAAAGAGGTAACGGTGCAGGTATTTACCAGAAACCTGAAGATGATGTATCAGTATTTGACGGTATAACTATAATCAACGCTTCTACTTTTTCAAATAACGTCGCATATCAAAACGGTGGTGCAATATATGTAAGCGGAATATTTGCAGTAATCCACCATTCCCTTTTCACAAAAGATGAGGCAAGAGACGGTGCAGGAATCTATCTTGACGTTGGAGCATCAATAGAATACTGTACACTTATCGCAGAATCTGCCAAAAACAATGGTGGTGCGATATATCTGTCTGCAAGCAACATTGACACAGAAGGTGTGGATCCGTATTATATAGCTCTTCTTCGCGATAATGTCGGAGTAAGACATTCTACAATCATTAACTGCAGTGCAGCTTATGACGGCGGTGCAGGTTATGTTGCCGGAAATAACGGAGTTGTGGTGAATATTACAATGATTGGAAACAGTGCAGGTCACGACGGTGGTGCAGGTTATATTTCCGGTAACTTCGGTAAGTTATATAACTCCACAATAATCAACAACAGGGCGGCACGTGACGGAGGTGCACTTACATGGACAGGTAACGGGGGTGTTATTGATAACGTAACATTCATGCTTAACCGTGCTGACGGAGGAAGTGGTTCAATTTGCGTTAGAGGTTCAAACTCAAGCATTTCACGCTCCGTTTTCACCCTCTCCAATGCAACACTGAACGGCGGTGCAATATATGTATACGGTCATAATGTAAACATCACAGATTCTCTCTTTGATAAATGTGCTGCTGCAGCTTATCACGGCGGTGCAGTATTTGTAGAAGGCTCTGATACCTATATTAAAAACTGTAACTTTACCATGAACAGGGTTAATGTCGGTATAGGTCAGGGAGGTGCACTGAACGTTTTAGGTAACGGCACTCAAATTATAGACTGTAATTTCGACCGCTGTACTGCATCCAAAGGCGGTTTTGTATATGTTGCTGGTGATGACGTTAAAATAATCAATGTAACAGGTATGCACAGCTTCGCTGCAAGAGGAGGAGCATTTTACATAGAAGGGGACAAAGTTCAGGTCCATAATGTTGACTTTGAATTCAATAATGCAACTGAATACGCCGGAGCGTTATATATTGCAGGAGATTTCGCAATCATAACTGATATTACTCTTGCTAAAAACATCGCTTATAATAGGGATGGTGGTGCAATTTACATTGAAGGGTTAAATACAACAATCATTAATGCTGAACTGATTCAAAATAGGGTAACCGGAGCTAATGCCAAAGGTGGAGCTGTATATGTAAAAGGTGACTTTACAAAAATATTGAATTCAACATTTGAAATGTGTACTGCCTACGATGGTGGAGTACTCTATATTGATGGGGATTATGCATTGATTGACGGTTATTCCTGTCTTAAAAGTCTTGCTAACAATGACGGTGGTGCAATGTATGTTGCAGGAGATTATGCAACAATCGCCGATTTCAATATAGCTCTTACCAATGCAACCAACTATGGCGGTGCAATTTATGTTGCAGGAAACTATTTAAACATTCACAATTCCAATTTCACCATGTGTACAGCTTACAATCACAATGGTGGTGCAATATATGTTTTAGGTTTAAACACAACCATTTACAAATCCAGCTTTACAATGAACAAGGTAAATAACCAGACTGGTTGCGGAGGATCCATTGCAATTCATGGAAACAATACAAAAATACTTAATTCCACTTTCATGCAATGTAATGCTTATGATGGGGGTGTAATTTACATTAACGGTTCAAATACTTTAATTGACGGTTATTCCTGCATTATGAGTTTTGCGGCAAATAATGGTGGCGCAATATTCGTAGAAGGAAATTATGCAAATATTGCTGATTTTAACATTTCCCTTACCAATGCAACCAACTATGGAGGAGCAATTTATGTGGCCGGTGATTTCACTAAAATCAACAATTCAAGCTTTACAAGATGTATTGCAGACAATTATGATGGTGGTGCTCTTTATATTGCCGGAGCAAATGCAACTGTGTCCAATTCAAAGTTCCTGCAAAACAGGGTTAATCAGGAAAGCGGCCGTGGAGGTTCAGTTGATATTACAGGAAACTACACAAAACTATTAAACTGTACATTTATAATGTGTACTGCTTTTGACGGAGGTGTTGTAAACATTGAAGGTTCACATGCATATATTGACGGATTCGTATCAAACATGACCTCAGCAACCAATCAGGGCGGTGCCTTATACATTGCAGGTGACCATGCAACAGTAAATCATTTCAACATCGGCTATTCAAATGCTACCAATGACGGCGGAGTCATCTACATTACAGGAGAAGATGACGTAAACATCCTCAACGGTGTTATCAATACCTGTATTGCAAGATATGGTGACGGCGGTGCATTCTATCTTGGTGGTTACAATACGACAGTTATAAACTGTTCATTTGATAGAACACAGGCATTAAACAGTCGTGGTGGAGCCATATTTATTGAAGGAGACCTTGCGCTTGTCAAGGATTCAAATTTCGTCCGCAGTTTTGCAAATACTGGTGGAATCATCTATATTTTAGGTACAAATGCAAGCATTATCAATGATAATCTCACCTACAGCTGGACTGTTGAGTCAGGAGGTTCCATTTACATTGAAGGGGACGACGTATTGATTGCCGACAGTCTCTTTGCATTTGCAAATGCAAGTTCTTCCAAAAGTGACACTGCAGGTTTTGGTGGTGCAATATTCATTTATGGAAATAACGTAAATATTACCTCGTCTGTATTTTTCAAAAACATTGCAGAAGGAGGCGGTTCCGGAGGAGCTATATACATAATGGGTGAAAACGCAAATATCGAAAAATCCAATTTCACATATTGTATCGCACCGGATTATAATGGTGAAGGAGGAGGATTCGGTGCAGCAGGAGCTATTGCGATTGGAGGAGATGATGCTTCAATACGCCAGTCCAATTTCAAATATTGTACTTCCCGTAATGGTGGTGTGATGTTTATTGCAGGTTCAAATGCACAAATAACTGATTTGAACATCACAAGATGTTCTGCAACCAATGATGGTGGAGCATTATACATTTTTGGAGAACATACAAATGTTTCAGGAACATCATTTGATCATGTGAAATCCGAAAGGGCCGGTGGAGCAGTATATATAAGATTCGGTGAATACACAAACATTGAAAACTCCAATTTCACATTCTGTAACTCAACAACAGGTGGAGCCATTGATATCGACGGTAATGATATAAAAATATCCTCATCCAATATGGTGGACTGTTACGGTGTGGAAGATGGTGGAGCTATCTACATTTCCGGAAATAACGTTACAATGCTGGATTCCAATTTCACCAGATGTTTTGTTCAAAATAACAATGGTGGTGCAATCTACTGGATAGGTTCAATAGGTTTTGTAAATAACACCTATTTCATAAACAATACTTCTCCTAGACTTGGTGGAGCAATCTTCATGCGTGAAAACTCCAAAATCACATTTGACTTCACTCACTTCATCAATAACACTGCGGGAATCAATGGTGGAGCTATTGATTTCAACCGTGGAGCTCACGATGAGGTTATCTTCAATTCAACATTCGTAAATAATAAAGCTAACAGGTCTGCAGGTGCAGTATTCTGGTTCGGTACAAACGGTACAATCAAAGATTCAGTTTTCATCAACAACACTGCTTTAGGTATTGTCAATTACACAGATTCCTATGGTAATGTTACCTATGGTGGTTACGGTGGAGCTGTAATGTGGACAGGTGCACAGGGTATTGTAGACAACTGTACATTTATAAACAACTATGCTCAATACAACAATGCTACCAAATCCGGTGGTCGTGGTGGAGCAGTATATCTGCAGGGTAGTGATGTAGGTAACGGTCACGATACAGCATTCTATAATTCCCTTTTCATAAATAACACTGCAGGATACAATGGTGGTGCTGTAGACTGGTTTAGAGGTGCTGCAAACGGTTGTGTGGAAAATTCCACTTTCATAAACAACACTGCTCACAGATCAGGTGGTGGTATATACTGGAGCGGTATAAACGGTACAATCAGAAACAGTACTTTCATAAACAACACTGCTACAGGTGATATTACAGATGCAAACGGCGGTGGAGACGGTGGAGCTGTCCTCTGGGTAGGTCCTGAAGGTTTCATCGACAGGGTATATTTCGAAAACAACACAGCTGCATACTCCGGTGGTGCAATATACCTTAAAGGATCAGACAACGGAACTGATGTTCACTGTAATGATGTATTTGTAGACCATGGTGTATTTAAAAACAACAGAGCAGGTTTAAACGGTGGTGCTGTTGACTTCCAGCAGGGAGCTACCAACGGTAAACTGTCAAATTCAGTATTTATCAACAACACTGCACTTAGAAATGGTGGAGCATTATTCTGGTACGGACACAATGGTACAGTGTTCAACACAACATTCATCGAAAATGAGGCATTGGGTCTTGTTGACAGTGATGCGAGAGGAGTGCATAAATATGTCGATGAGTACGGAAATCCTATTTTAGGAGGTTCTGGCGGAGCTATATCCTGGATTGGGGATATTGGTAAAATAAATGATTCCACATTCACAGACAACACTGCTCGAAGATTAGGGGGTGCAGTATTTTTAAGAGACAACAGTTTCACCACATTTGCAAATGATAAATTCACAAACAACACTGCAGGAATTAACGGAGGTGCAGTTGACTTTAACCGTGGAGCTCATGATGGGGCCATTATCAACTCAACATTTGAAAACAACGTCGCTAACAGATCTGCAGGTGCGGTATTCTGGTTTGGAACAAACGGTACAATAAAAGATTCCACTTTTAAAAACAACACTGCATTAGGTATTGTTGAATATAAAGATTCCTATGGTGATTTAACATACGGCGGTAACGGTGGTGCCGTACAGTGGACTGGTGCTAAAGGTCTTGTTGACAACTGTAAATTCGAAAAAAACTCTGCAGCAAGACGTGGTGGAGCAGTTTACCTTCAGGGAAGTGATGCTGGAAACTGTACTGACTCAACATTCAGTTTCTGTGAATTTGCAAACAATTTAGCTGGAACCAACGGTGGTGCTGTTGACTGGCATGAAGGCGCACATAACGGTAACATATTCAATTCCACATTTGAAAACAACACAGCTAACGCCAATGGTGGTGCAGTATACTGGAGAGGTCATGACGGTGAGATTATAGGTTCCAATTTCACAAACAACACTGCAAAAGGTCTAAATCCAGGTTCCTATGGAAATGTCGGTGACGGAGGCGCAATATTCTGGGCAGGTCTGAACGGTCTTGTGGATGACTGCAGATTCACTGACAATGAAGCTGTTAAAAACCCTGATTATGATGTTGGTGGCCGTGGTGGGGCGGTATATATTGAACCGTGCGATCACGGAAATAAAAATACTACATTCAGAAACGTTTACTTTGCAGATAACGTTGCAGGAACAAATGGTGGAGCTATTGACTGGCATGCAGGTGCTGAAGATGGTTTAGTGGAAAATGCCACTTTCATTAACAACACTGCTAAACGTTCAGCAGGAGCAATATTCTGGAACGGTCACAACGGTACAATAAAATATTCAAAATTCTACAGCAACAAAGCTTTAGGTATAGCCAACGCTACAAGCGTTTTAGGTGACGTCACATACGGAGGTGACGGCGGAGCTGTAATGTGGTCCGGGGCACTGGGTAACGTTATCTATTCCAATTTCGTAAATAATACTGCAGCTAAACGTGGTGGAGCAGTATTCCTGCAGGGAAGTGAAGATGAAAAATGCGACAATACAACATTTAGAAGTTCATACTTCGCAAATAACATAGCAGGATATAATGGTGGTGCTATTGACTGGTATCATGGAGCCAGACACGGTATTGTGGACAACTCAACATTTGTAAATAATGTTGCAAAAAGATCCGGTGGGGGTATATACTGGAGTGGAATTGACGGTACAATCAAAGATTCCACTTTCACAAACAACACTGCTCTGGGCAATATTACTGATGCCAACGGCGGCGGTGACGGTGGAGCAGTCCTTTGGGTTGGCCAAAACGGAATCATCAATGGTTCAAAATTCAAAGACAACCGTGCTGCTTACTCAGGTGGTGCAGTATTCTTAAAAGGAAGCGATGACGGAGGTGAAGGCCACTGCAACAATGTAGCTATCGACAACGGACTGTTTGAAAATAACTTTGCAGGACTTAACGGCGGAGCTGTTGACTTCCAGGAAGGAGCCGTCAACGGTAGACTTTCCAATTCAAACTTAATCAACAACACTGCTTTGAGAAATGGTGGTGCAGTATTCTGGTACGGTCACAACGGTACAGTAAAATCATGCAATTTCACAGATAACAAAGCTTTAGGTCTTGTTGATGAAGATGCAAGAGGAGTTCATAAATATATTGACAGTGACGGAAATAAAGTATTGGGTGGATCCGGTGGAGCTGTATCATGGACTGGTGATATAGGTTCTATTACTGACTGTAATTTCATTAAAAATAATGCAGAAAAACTGGGTGGAGCAGTATTTTTAAGAGACAATCTCTACACTACATTTAACGGTGCTAACTTCACTAATAACTCAGCAAAACAGGGTGGAGCAATATACTGGAAATCCCAGTCAAATGAAATTTTAACAGACTGCATACTGACAGGAAATGTTGCAAGTAAAGGTTCAGCTATTTATCTTGCAAAAAATAATCTTGAAATTATCGACTCCGTATTGCTCAACAACAAGGCGGATTCTCAGGATTTAGTCTTAAACGTAACAAAAACTAATAATAATCAAACAATTGATGTTGTAGCAACACTTAGGGGTAATGACAATTTAGTCAATGCAATATGGAATGACGGAACAATCGGCCTTACCAATGTGACTTACTTAGGTATTGACGGTGTTACAAACACTGGCAGTGAACGTAGAGTTCCTGTTGTACTTGCAGACGACGTAAAACCTGGCGATTATGATAATATTTATCAAACACAGTATGAGGATTATCAGGACATAACATTTTATATTTATGACAGGCAGAACAATCTTCTCACCGGCAAAACAGTCAAAACAAATATTTCAGGTATGGCCAGATTTAAATATGCTTCAAGTTCCGATAAATTATATGAATTAGTATTCCATCCGGATGATAATTATTACACTGGAATTGAAAATTCAACATCCAAAAAATTAGCTTATGCAATTATTCCGGCTACTGATATGTACTATCTTGAAAATGAATCATTTGTCATCAGTATTGTTGACAGGCAAAATGAAACAGTACCTTCTGGAAACGTTACAGTATTGCTGAATGGTGCTGAAATAGGCAATTTCACTTTAGAGGATGGCAAAACCCCTCAAATTGTCTTAACCAGTTTGCATTGCGGAACATATAATGTGACAGTTAAATACACTGGCAGTGAAGATTTCTTCCCGGCAATTAACTCAACAACATTTAAAGTTATGAAAATCGCTTCATTCATAATTCCAACAATTGAAAACTACACTTACGGCGAAAAAGGAAAAATGATTATAAAAGTTCCTGAAAATGAGGCCAATACAATTTCAATCAACTTAAACGGCAAAACTTATGAAGTTAAAGTCAATGAAAGCGGCTGTGCTGAATTTGAAATTCCTGAACTTGACTTCGGAGTATATGAGGTTGAATTAGACTATCCTGAAACAAACAACTACTTTAAATCCGCAAACAGGACTTCCTTTGAAATATATCCTGGAGTTGACCTTAATATTGTCAAATCAGCAAATGCAAGAGAAGTTTATGTGGATGAGGAGATCACATACACAATTGTGGTTTATAATGCAGGTTTAGGTAATGCAACAAATGTAAAAGTCTCTGAAAAACTTTCAAAATCACTCAAATTCATATCAGCTGATACAGAATACGGATATTACAGCGAAAATGAAGGAGTATGGTATGTCGGTAACTTAAACTCTTCAACCAGTGCTACTTTAACATTAACCGTTAAAGCAATATCTGCAGGAGAAGTTAAAAATACAGTATCTGTTGGGGCTCTTGAAAAAGACTTAAATAGTTCGGATAACAATTTCACATGTGAAAATGTAACTGTTATACAGAGAGATTCTCCAATTGAAATCGACGTTAAAGACATCACTTACGGTGAAGCTATTGTTATAACAGTTAAAGCTCCAAAAGACAGCAACGGGACTGTAAACGTTACAGTCTGTGGTGAAACATACAATGATCTTCCGGTTTATGATGGGCAGATAGTATTTGAATACGATAGTCTTGCGGGAGGAGACTACGATGTTGATGTAACATTCAGCGGAGACAATAAATACAAGCCAAATTCAACACATGCATGTTTCAATGTAGCAAAATTAACACCTGAAATTAAAATTGAAGTAGTTGACATTAAAGAAGGCGAAATTGAAGTATTGAATGTTACTGTCAATGCTCCTGGAACTGTATTAATCACTGTTGATGGGTTAACAATTGAGATTCCATTGGAGGATGGTGTCAAAACCACTGATGTTTTAGCTTTAGGAAATACATTAAACTATGATGGTAAGGCAACATGGAATCTGATTAATTTGCCTTTAGGCGCTCATAATGCATTTGCAGTCTATAAAGGCAATGAAAATTACACAAGTGTTAATACAAGTGCAGTATTCCATGTTAGGGCGGATGTTGGTGATGTTTCTATCATTATTTCAGATATCAAGGTGGGGGATGATGAAATAATCAATATCAAATATCCTGAAGATGCAACAGGAGATGTAACAATCATTATAAACGGCAAATCATACACCAAATCTTTAAGAAATGGTGAAGTGACATTCACAATTCCTAAACTCAAGGCGGGAAAATATAAATTTGGCATTTACTATTCTGGTGATGATAAATACTTGCCTGATGAGAGTGAAGGATCCTTTAAAGTATCCAAAGTGAAAATCAAGCTCACTGAAGACAACATCGATTTCGACGGTAAAAAATTCACTGTAACTCTTCCTAGTGATGCTGAAGGCACTGTAACAATTGAGATTGATGGTAAGGTTTACACAAAAGCTGTTAAAAATGGAAAAGCGGTATTTGAACTTTCAGGTTTAAAATATGGTGACTACAGCATTTTCGTTTCATATTCAGGTGACGATAAATATGATGAGGTATCAGAATCATTCATGATAAATGTTGATTTTGATAAGGGGTCTGGTGCAACACATGAGGGTAAATCTTATGGTAAACTCTCTTCAGAGTGGGTTAACTTGTCAGATTATGCAACTGGTAATCCTGTTTGGATTATACTGTTGATTTGTGCTCTGATTGGGCTAATTAGGCCAAGGAGATATCGAAAATAG
- a CDS encoding 30S ribosomal protein S3ae yields MAKAKSRRRVRDTWKEKSWYTIKTPVNFEDKEIGETPAKDPELLIGRGVEVTMRELSGDFSKQYIKLRFEIDNVAGDVANTKFTGHKTTTDYVRSMIRRGTSRIDASAVVKTKDDRRLKLQVLAVTTRRAKSSQQRYMRKVIEDLLRENAAEKSFDDLVKVCVNGKLASEIYHNAKKIYPLKRVEIIKSKVIK; encoded by the coding sequence ATGGCAAAAGCAAAATCAAGACGTAGAGTACGTGATACATGGAAAGAAAAATCCTGGTATACTATTAAAACACCAGTAAACTTTGAAGATAAAGAAATTGGAGAAACTCCAGCAAAAGATCCAGAACTTCTTATTGGTAGAGGAGTAGAAGTTACTATGAGAGAATTATCTGGGGACTTCTCAAAACAATACATCAAACTCAGATTTGAAATTGATAATGTTGCAGGTGATGTTGCAAACACAAAATTCACCGGACACAAAACAACCACTGATTACGTAAGAAGCATGATCAGAAGAGGAACTTCCAGAATCGATGCTTCAGCAGTTGTTAAAACTAAAGATGACCGCAGATTAAAATTACAAGTTTTAGCTGTAACCACCAGAAGAGCTAAATCTTCCCAACAAAGATACATGAGAAAAGTCATTGAAGATTTACTCAGAGAAAACGCAGCTGAAAAATCATTTGATGATTTAGTAAAAGTATGTGTTAACGGTAAATTAGCATCTGAAATTTACCACAATGCTAAAAAAATCTACCCTCTTAAAAGAGTAGAAATCATCAAAAGTAAAGTAATCAAATAA